One part of the Acidiferrobacteraceae bacterium genome encodes these proteins:
- the serS gene encoding serine--tRNA ligase has translation MIDPKLIRSDLEQVAKRLARRGFVLDRDTFERLETKRKELQVHTQELQAQRNAGAKAVGQAKARGEDAAAQIAEMTKIAERLKKAEVELDEVQAGLDEILYSLPNLPHPDTPDGKDENDNVELRRWGEPRKFDFDAKDHVDLGAALDEMDFEAAAKIAGSRFVTLSGGLARLHRALIQFMLDLHTREHGYEETYVPYLANRASLTGTGQLPKFAEDLFHLDGEHDYFLIPTAEVPLTNLVRDTIIDDGEMPRRFVAHTPCFRSEAGSYGKDTRGMIRQHQFEKVELVQIVRPQESEAALEQLTGHAEAVLQGLELPYRVVALCTGDIGFSANRTYDLEVWLPGQNTYREISSCSNFGDFQARRLAARWRNPETGKPELVHTLNGSGLAVGRTLVAVLENGQNADGSIAIPAALRSYMGGLEQLAPGA, from the coding sequence GCGGGTTCGTATTGGACCGGGACACGTTCGAACGCCTGGAGACAAAACGAAAGGAATTGCAGGTCCATACACAGGAACTGCAGGCGCAACGTAACGCCGGGGCCAAGGCGGTCGGCCAGGCGAAGGCCCGCGGTGAGGATGCGGCGGCGCAGATTGCCGAAATGACGAAGATCGCGGAACGTCTGAAGAAGGCAGAGGTGGAACTGGACGAGGTCCAGGCCGGTCTGGATGAAATTCTGTATTCCTTGCCCAATCTGCCACATCCCGACACACCCGATGGCAAGGACGAAAACGACAACGTGGAGCTCCGCCGCTGGGGCGAGCCGAGGAAATTCGATTTTGATGCAAAGGATCACGTGGATCTGGGTGCTGCACTGGATGAAATGGATTTCGAGGCGGCGGCAAAAATTGCCGGCTCCCGGTTCGTTACATTGAGTGGCGGGCTGGCCCGTCTGCATCGGGCCCTGATCCAGTTTATGCTCGATCTTCACACCCGCGAGCACGGCTACGAGGAAACCTATGTTCCCTATCTGGCCAACCGCGCAAGCCTCACGGGCACCGGACAGCTACCCAAGTTCGCCGAGGACCTGTTCCATCTCGATGGCGAGCATGATTATTTTCTGATCCCCACCGCCGAGGTGCCGCTAACAAATCTGGTGCGGGACACCATCATCGATGACGGGGAGATGCCGCGGCGCTTTGTAGCTCACACGCCCTGTTTTCGCAGCGAGGCCGGTTCCTATGGCAAGGACACCCGGGGCATGATTCGTCAGCATCAGTTCGAGAAGGTTGAACTGGTGCAGATCGTCCGGCCCCAGGAGTCGGAAGCCGCTCTGGAGCAGCTCACGGGCCATGCGGAGGCCGTGCTGCAGGGACTCGAACTGCCCTACCGGGTCGTGGCCCTGTGTACGGGGGATATCGGCTTCTCGGCCAATCGAACCTACGACCTGGAAGTCTGGTTGCCGGGCCAGAATACCTACCGGGAAATCTCGTCCTGCAGCAACTTCGGTGACTTTCAGGCGCGCCGGCTGGCGGCGCGGTGGAGAAACCCCGAAACCGGAAAGCCCGAGCTGGTCCATACGCTCAACGGCTCGGGACTCGCGGTGGGTCGCACCCTGGTGGCGGTACTGGAAAACGGCCAAAATGCCGATGGCTCGATTGCCATCCCGGCGGCCCTTCGGTCATACATGGGAGGGCTGGAACAGCTGGCGCCGGGCGCCTGA